The stretch of DNA GTCGGCGGCGGGCACCCCCTTGACCGACTTGGCGAGCATGGGCTGCAGCGGCGGCATGACGGGCAGGTCCATCGCACCAGGCTACGGTGCCCCGGACCACCCGCCGGGTGACGATCTCTAGACTGACGGGGTGAAGCACCCTCCCGTCGACGGCACCGTCGGCGCCGCCGTCGAGATCCACGACCTCGTCGTCCGCTACGGCGACGTCACCGCGGTCGACGGGCTCACGCTCACGGTCGGCACCGGCACGGTCACGTCGGTGCTCGGTCCCAACGGTGCCGGCAAGACCAGCACCGTCGAGACCTGCGAGGGCTTCCGGCGCGCGACGTCGGGCTCGGTCCGCGTGCTCGGCCTCGACCCGGTGCGCGACGCGGCGGCGCTGCGACCCCGCGTGGGCGTGATGCTGCAGGCCGGTGGCGCGTGGTCTGGCGTGCGGGCGCACGAGATGCTGCGCCACGTGGCGTCGCTGCATGCCCACCCGCTCGACGTCGACGCCCTCGTCGAGCGTCTCGGGCTCGGGTCGTGCGGCCGCACCGCCTACCGTCGTCTCTCCGGCGGCCAGCAGCAGCGGCTCGGCCTGGCGATGGCCGTCGTCGGTCGCCCGGAGCTCGTCTTCCTCGACGAGCCGACCGCCGGGCTCGACCCGCAGGCACGGCGCGCCACGTGGGACCTGCTCGACGAGCTGCGCGCCAGCGGCGTCACGGTGGTCCTCACGACGCACTTCATGGACGAGGCCGAGACGCTCAGCGACGTCGTGCACATCGTCGACGCCGGGCGCGTCATCGCCAGCGGCTCCCCCGCCGACCTCGTGCGCTCCGGCGCGGAGAACACGGTCCGGTTCGCTGCCCGGCCCGGGCTCGACCTCGACGCGCTCATGACCGCGCTGCCCGCCGACACCAAGGTGCGGGAGACGGCCGCCGGGCAGTACGTCGTCGTCGGCACGGTCGACCCCGGCCTCCTCGCCACGCTGACCGCCTGGTTCGCCGGCCAGGGCGTGCTCGCGGAGTCGGTGCTCGTGGAGAAGCAGACGCTCGAGGACCGGTTCCTCGACCTCACCGGACGGGCCCTGCGATGAGCCTCGACCTCTCGCCGCGTCCTGGCGCGGCCCGCACCCCGGCCATGCTGGCCGCGCAGGCCCGCATGGAGCTGCGCCTGCTCGCCCGCAACGGCGAGCAGCTCCTCATCACGCTCGTCGTCCCCCTCCTGCTCCTCGTGGCCGGCACCCGCTCGGGCAAGGTCGTCGACCTCGGCGCCGGTCGTCCGATCGACATCGTCACGCCCGGCGTGCTCGGACTGGCCGTGCTCTCCACGTCGTTCACGTCGCTGGCGATCGCCACCGGCTTCGAGCGTCGCTACGGCGTGCTCAAGCGGCTGGGCGCGTCGCCGCTGCCGCGCTGGGGCCTGCTCGTCGGCAAGGTCGCCGCGGTGGTCGTGGTCGAGGTCGTGCAGCTGGTGCTGCTCGCCTCGGTGGCGCTCGCGCTCGGCTGGTCGCCCGCCGGCGGGGTGGCCCCGTGGCTGTGGCTCGTGGTGCTCGCCGTGCTCGGCACCGCCGCCTTCGGCTCGCTCGGCCTGCTCATCGCGGGCACGCTGCGCGCGGAGGCCACGCTCGCCGTCGCGAACCTCGTGTACGTGCTCCTCCTGGTCGGCGGCGGTCTCATCGTGCCGCTGTCGCGCTACCCCGACGGCGCGCAGGGACTGCTGCAGCTGCTGCCGTCCGGCGCGCTCGGCGAGGGCCTGCGCACGGCGTTCGACGCCGGCACCGTCGACCTGCTCCCCCTCGTGGTGCTCACGGCCTGGGCGGCCGTCGGCACCGCCCTGACCGCAAGGACGTTCCGATGGGAATGATGCTCGGTCTCCGGACCCCCACCCGCGACGTCGTGGAGCGCTGGGCGTGGGCCAGCCTCGTCGCCAACACGGTCATCATCCTGACCGGCGGGCTGGTGCGCCTCACCGCCTCCGGGCTCGGGTGCCCCACCTGGCCGCGCTGCACCGACGAGTCGTTCGTGCCGCACCGCGCCCTGGGCCTGCACGGCCTGATCGAGTTCGGCAACCGGCTGCTCACCTACGTGCTCATCGCCATCGCGATCGGCACGGTCGTCGCGGTGTGGCGCTGGTCCGAGGGTCGCGGCCTGCGTCGGCTCGCGGTCGTGCTGGCCGTCGGCATCCCGTTCCAGGGCGTCATCGGCGGCATCACCGTCCTGACCGACCTCAACCCCTGGATCGTCGCGCTGCACCTCGTGCTGTCGCTCTTCCTGGTGGCGGGCTCCACCTGGCTGCTCCTGCGCGTGCGGGGCGACGTCGCCGACGACGTGCCGGTGCTCGCCCGCCGTCTCGTGCTGGCCACGTACGCGACGCTCTGGGTCGTCGTCTACCTGGGCACGGTCGTCACCGGGAGCGGGCCGCACGCCGGCGACGTGAACGCACCCCGGAACGGGCTCGACCCGCGTCTGTGGAGCCACGTGCACGCCTGGGGCGTCTACCTCCTGGTCGCCCTGACGATCGCGACCATCCTCGTGCTGCGTCGCAGCGGCACCAGCCCGCTCGCCGTCCGCGCGGCCACGCTGCTGCTCGTCGCCGAGCTGGCGCAGGGCGTCATCGGCTTCGTGCAGTACTTCACGGACCTGCCGATCGCGCTGGTCGCGGTGCACCTCGTCGGTGCTGCCGTGCTGGTGTCGGTCGGCACCCGGCTCGTGGTGCTCACCCGCACCCGCGTGCGCGAGCCCCAGCTCCAGCACTGACCGTGACGATGTGGCCCCGATCCGGAACGTTCAGGGGCCACATCGTCACGGTCAGCGGGGTCACGGTCAGCGGGGGCGGGTCATGGTGAGGCAGCCCTCGGCGTCGGGCTCCGGACCGGTGAGGACGAAGCCGCAGCGCGTGTAGAAGCGCACGCCCACGGCGTTGCCGGCCATCACGCGCAGGTGCAGCGGCGCCCCGGTAGCGGCGTGCCGAGCCACAGCCTCGACGAGGCGGTCCGCCACGCCGGTGCCCCGCGCGGCGCGCGCCACCCACATGCCGAGCAGCTCGTGGTCCCCGCTCACGCCCGCAGTACCGACGTCGGTCCCGTCGAGGCAGGCCACGTAGGTGGCGACCGCCTCGAGCCGCTCCCGCCAGCGCGGCTCGACGTCGAGGTCGTCGAGCCAGCGGTGCGCCGACGCGGCGAACGCGTCAGGGTCGCTGCGCAGCGCGGCGTGGCGGACGGCGCGGAACCGCCGCCAGTCGTCCGGGCCGAGCCGCTCGATGCTCAGCGCAGGAACGGGTCGACCGCCGCAGCGACGAACAGCAGCGCGAGGTAGGCGTTGGAGAAGTGGAAGAGCCGCATCGGCTTGATGACCGACAGCTCCTCGGTGTCCTTGGCGCGCGAGCGCAGGTCGTAGGCCTCGACGAGGAAGACGATGCCCAGCAGGATCGCGACACCCGTGTAGAACCAGCCCATGCCGGCGACCGGCCAGAGCGCGAGCGACGTGGCGACCATGACCCACGAGTAGACGACGATCTGGCGCGACACCGTGGCGGCGCTGGCCACCGACGGCAGCATCGGCACGCCGGCGGCCGAGTAGTCGTCGCGGTAGCGCAGGCCGAGGGACCAGAAGTGCGGCGGGGTCCAGAAGAAGACGACGAGGAAGAGCACGACGGGCGGCCAGGCCAGCTCGTTCGTGACGGCGGTCCAGCCGATGAGCGCCGGGAAGCAGCCGGCCGCCCCGCCCCACACGATGTTCTGCGGCGTGCGGCGCTTCAGCAGCATCGTGTAGCCGACGACGTAGAAGACGTTGGCGGCGAGCGCGAGCCCGGCCGAGAGCCAGTTGACCAGCAGGCCGAGCCACAGGGTCGAGACGACGGCGAGAGCCAGGCCGAACCAGAGCGCACCCGCGGTGGAGACACCGTGGCGCGGCAGCGGTCGACGCGACGTGCGCCGCATCTTCTGGTCGATGTCGGCGTCGAACACGCAGTTGAGCGCGTTGGCGCTGCCCGCGGAGAGGGTCCCGCCGACCACGGTCGCGACGATCAGCCAGAACGACGGCACGTCGCGCGCGGCGAGGAACATGACCGGCACCGTGGTGAGGAGCAGCAGCTCGATGATGCGCGGCTTCATCAGCGCCACGTAGGCGTTGAGCACGTCGACCGGACCGCTGCGACGGACCTGGCTGGACGTCACCACGCGGGTGTCCGCGCCAGCGTCCTCCGCCGGGGTCGACGAGGGGTCGTTGCGGCTGCTCGACCGAAGTGCACTCACCTGGCAGAGTCTAGACGCTCGGCGATAGGGTCGAACCGAGGGCTCCACCACGTCCCTCCCCAGAATTTCCCCACGACCCAGGAGCGACCAGCACCGTGACCAGCACCTCTGCAACCCTGGACTGGACCGAGCTCGACGCCAAGGCGGTCGACACCGCGCGTCTGCTCGCT from Aeromicrobium erythreum encodes:
- a CDS encoding GNAT family N-acetyltransferase, giving the protein MSIERLGPDDWRRFRAVRHAALRSDPDAFAASAHRWLDDLDVEPRWRERLEAVATYVACLDGTDVGTAGVSGDHELLGMWVARAARGTGVADRLVEAVARHAATGAPLHLRVMAGNAVGVRFYTRCGFVLTGPEPDAEGCLTMTRPR
- a CDS encoding COX15/CtaA family protein, with the translated sequence MGMMLGLRTPTRDVVERWAWASLVANTVIILTGGLVRLTASGLGCPTWPRCTDESFVPHRALGLHGLIEFGNRLLTYVLIAIAIGTVVAVWRWSEGRGLRRLAVVLAVGIPFQGVIGGITVLTDLNPWIVALHLVLSLFLVAGSTWLLLRVRGDVADDVPVLARRLVLATYATLWVVVYLGTVVTGSGPHAGDVNAPRNGLDPRLWSHVHAWGVYLLVALTIATILVLRRSGTSPLAVRAATLLLVAELAQGVIGFVQYFTDLPIALVAVHLVGAAVLVSVGTRLVVLTRTRVREPQLQH
- a CDS encoding ABC transporter permease, coding for MSLDLSPRPGAARTPAMLAAQARMELRLLARNGEQLLITLVVPLLLLVAGTRSGKVVDLGAGRPIDIVTPGVLGLAVLSTSFTSLAIATGFERRYGVLKRLGASPLPRWGLLVGKVAAVVVVEVVQLVLLASVALALGWSPAGGVAPWLWLVVLAVLGTAAFGSLGLLIAGTLRAEATLAVANLVYVLLLVGGGLIVPLSRYPDGAQGLLQLLPSGALGEGLRTAFDAGTVDLLPLVVLTAWAAVGTALTARTFRWE
- a CDS encoding heme o synthase, which encodes MEPSVRPYRRASRLCQVSALRSSSRNDPSSTPAEDAGADTRVVTSSQVRRSGPVDVLNAYVALMKPRIIELLLLTTVPVMFLAARDVPSFWLIVATVVGGTLSAGSANALNCVFDADIDQKMRRTSRRPLPRHGVSTAGALWFGLALAVVSTLWLGLLVNWLSAGLALAANVFYVVGYTMLLKRRTPQNIVWGGAAGCFPALIGWTAVTNELAWPPVVLFLVVFFWTPPHFWSLGLRYRDDYSAAGVPMLPSVASAATVSRQIVVYSWVMVATSLALWPVAGMGWFYTGVAILLGIVFLVEAYDLRSRAKDTEELSVIKPMRLFHFSNAYLALLFVAAAVDPFLR
- a CDS encoding ABC transporter ATP-binding protein, translating into MKHPPVDGTVGAAVEIHDLVVRYGDVTAVDGLTLTVGTGTVTSVLGPNGAGKTSTVETCEGFRRATSGSVRVLGLDPVRDAAALRPRVGVMLQAGGAWSGVRAHEMLRHVASLHAHPLDVDALVERLGLGSCGRTAYRRLSGGQQQRLGLAMAVVGRPELVFLDEPTAGLDPQARRATWDLLDELRASGVTVVLTTHFMDEAETLSDVVHIVDAGRVIASGSPADLVRSGAENTVRFAARPGLDLDALMTALPADTKVRETAAGQYVVVGTVDPGLLATLTAWFAGQGVLAESVLVEKQTLEDRFLDLTGRALR